In Acidaminococcus fermentans DSM 20731, one genomic interval encodes:
- a CDS encoding aldo/keto reductase, which yields MEFVTLNNGVKMPQLGYGVYQTRPEETEKAVGTALELGYRLIDTAASYGNEEGVGAAIKQSGIPRKDLFVTTKLWVQDHGYDNTLKAFDTSMKKLGLDYLDLYLIHKPYSDYYGSWRAMERLYREGHIRAIGVTSFWNERLADLFNCNEIKPAVNQIETNVWNQKWAEEAFMKQQGIQQEAWAPFTEGANHVFTNPVLQEIARKHGKTTGQVMLRWLLQRGIVVIPKSVHKERMQENLDVFDFQLDEADMQAIRSLDTKTSPIYDEMDPQRALFIGKMKIHD from the coding sequence ATGGAATTTGTAACGCTGAACAATGGTGTCAAGATGCCCCAGCTGGGGTACGGGGTCTATCAGACCAGACCGGAAGAAACGGAAAAAGCCGTGGGAACGGCCCTGGAACTGGGCTATCGGCTGATCGATACCGCTGCCTCCTACGGCAACGAAGAAGGGGTTGGGGCTGCCATCAAACAAAGCGGCATTCCCCGTAAGGACCTGTTCGTCACCACAAAACTGTGGGTGCAGGATCACGGCTATGACAATACCCTGAAGGCTTTCGATACTTCCATGAAAAAGCTGGGGCTGGATTACCTGGACCTGTATCTGATCCACAAACCCTACAGCGATTACTACGGGTCCTGGCGGGCCATGGAACGGCTGTATAGAGAAGGCCACATCCGGGCCATCGGGGTCACCAGTTTCTGGAACGAACGGCTGGCCGACCTGTTCAACTGCAACGAAATCAAACCGGCTGTGAACCAGATCGAGACCAATGTGTGGAACCAGAAATGGGCGGAAGAAGCCTTCATGAAGCAGCAGGGCATCCAACAGGAAGCCTGGGCACCTTTTACTGAAGGGGCCAATCACGTCTTTACGAACCCGGTCCTGCAGGAAATCGCCCGTAAGCATGGTAAGACCACTGGCCAGGTGATGCTGCGCTGGCTGCTACAGCGGGGCATCGTGGTCATCCCCAAATCCGTCCATAAAGAACGAATGCAGGAGAACCTGGATGTATTCGATTTCCAGCTGGATGAGGCCGATATGCAGGCCATCCGCAGCCTGGATACGAAGACCAGCCCCATTTATGATGAAATGGATCCCCAGAGAGCTCTGTTCATCGGCAAGATGAAGATCCATGACTGA
- a CDS encoding alpha/beta hydrolase — MGESITKAASQTDKRIKAVATLSMFNSGRVRRNGFQDKQIGTIQQRLAEASEARNEELKGHVEYVGFLPPHKDDAELRKIMEAQPEGLYKDGIDYYGLSYRSSRATGSYTKEFFLKLMTFDVEDHMDLINQPLLMVAGSAADTLYMTEDAFKKATNAKDKELYLIPGASHIKTYWQPDYVKQELAKFEEFFGKNL; from the coding sequence GTGGGGGAGAGCATCACAAAGGCGGCCAGCCAGACGGACAAACGGATCAAGGCCGTTGCCACCCTGTCCATGTTCAACAGCGGCCGGGTACGGAGAAACGGTTTCCAGGACAAACAGATCGGTACCATCCAGCAGCGACTGGCAGAAGCTTCCGAAGCCCGCAACGAGGAATTGAAGGGGCATGTGGAATACGTAGGGTTCCTTCCGCCTCACAAAGATGATGCTGAACTGAGAAAAATCATGGAAGCCCAGCCGGAAGGACTGTACAAGGACGGCATCGATTACTACGGCTTATCTTACCGTTCGTCCCGGGCTACGGGCAGCTACACGAAGGAATTCTTCCTGAAGCTGATGACCTTCGATGTGGAAGACCATATGGATCTGATCAACCAGCCGCTGCTCATGGTAGCCGGCAGCGCCGCAGACACCCTGTACATGACGGAAGATGCCTTCAAGAAGGCAACGAATGCCAAAGACAAGGAACTGTACCTGATCCCCGGCGCCAGCCACATCAAGACCTACTGGCAGCCTGATTATGTGAAACAGGAATTGGCCAAGTTCGAGGAATTCTTCGGGAAGAACCTGTAA